One window of Atribacter laminatus genomic DNA carries:
- a CDS encoding MFS transporter, which yields MKKTTSNSFLTIASFVGMMTIGMTYGSLGALLVPIAQFFHTKLISVGYPMVFFSLGFLVGTLLVSVAWQIRRARLFLTFFSSINIFALLFIYAIHPNLNVVLIFLLISGMASAVIHSGLDSFFAEIYPKNRAKMLNILHVFFGLGGFLGPFVISLILSANISWYLIFLLMALLSIPLPLLYSRKSPYQNLEFVPMEKEAPRSAAKTIFFKPLFWITMGSMFFYVATETAMTSWTSVFLTEVRQFYPAVGSFGVSLVWLTIILGRVFFSRYLKFHNLSFFLIISSLLNIFFIFMFFFLKQIEMEFLFLIISGLLLSFMYPGLLAQGGDLFPYQIGYVIGAMGASGTIGSIITPWILGPLSEKFSMARIVFLLPVLSLITALFLITIHRFRYSTYNSAINPQIGQ from the coding sequence TTGAAAAAAACTACCTCCAATTCTTTTTTAACTATCGCATCTTTCGTAGGAATGATGACAATAGGAATGACATACGGATCGTTAGGGGCTTTACTGGTTCCGATTGCTCAGTTTTTCCATACTAAGTTGATCTCAGTAGGATATCCTATGGTGTTTTTTTCTCTGGGATTTTTAGTGGGAACCCTGTTGGTCTCAGTAGCCTGGCAGATTCGACGGGCTCGTTTGTTTTTAACTTTTTTTTCTTCAATCAATATTTTTGCCTTATTGTTTATTTATGCGATCCATCCCAATCTTAATGTGGTATTAATTTTCTTGTTGATATCCGGAATGGCATCGGCTGTCATACATTCGGGATTAGATTCCTTTTTTGCAGAAATATATCCAAAGAATCGAGCGAAAATGCTCAACATTTTACATGTATTTTTTGGGTTGGGTGGTTTCTTAGGTCCATTTGTTATCAGCTTGATTTTATCAGCGAACATTTCCTGGTACCTCATTTTTTTGCTCATGGCTTTGTTATCGATTCCTTTGCCGCTTCTTTATTCCCGGAAATCACCATATCAAAATTTGGAATTTGTTCCAATGGAAAAAGAAGCTCCCCGTTCAGCAGCTAAAACAATTTTTTTTAAGCCTTTATTTTGGATTACCATGGGATCAATGTTCTTTTATGTAGCAACCGAAACCGCTATGACCTCCTGGACTTCAGTTTTTCTAACCGAGGTACGGCAATTTTATCCAGCAGTAGGGAGCTTTGGCGTCTCCTTAGTTTGGTTGACAATAATTTTAGGTCGGGTTTTCTTTTCTCGATACCTTAAATTTCACAATCTTTCGTTTTTTTTAATTATCTCATCACTTTTGAATATTTTTTTTATTTTTATGTTTTTTTTCCTGAAACAGATTGAAATGGAGTTTCTATTTCTAATCATCAGCGGACTATTGCTTTCCTTTATGTACCCTGGTTTGTTAGCTCAAGGGGGTGATCTGTTTCCGTATCAGATAGGATATGTAATAGGAGCGATGGGAGCCAGTGGCACGATTGGTTCAATCATTACTCCCTGGATTTTAGGACCTTTATCTGAAAAATTTTCTATGGCTCGAATTGTTTTCTTGCTTCCGGTTTTAAGTTTGATTACTGCCTTATTCTTGATAACAATACATCGTTTTCGCTACTCAACTTATAATTCTGCAATAAATCCTCAGATTGGCCAGTAG
- a CDS encoding cold-shock protein produces the protein MATGKVKWFNASKGYGFIESDQGGDVFVHYSAIEGNGFRTLEQGQTVEFEVQQGAKGPQAAKVKRI, from the coding sequence ATGGCAACTGGTAAAGTGAAATGGTTTAATGCATCAAAAGGTTATGGTTTTATTGAGTCTGATCAGGGTGGGGACGTTTTTGTTCATTACTCAGCGATCGAAGGTAATGGTTTTCGTACTCTTGAACAGGGACAGACGGTAGAATTTGAGGTTCAACAAGGGGCAAAAGGACCGCAGGCAGCAAAAGTTAAAAGAATATAA
- the xth gene encoding exodeoxyribonuclease III produces the protein MKSIQIATFNVNSVRSRLSILEQWLHKNPVDLLALQETKVTDELFPVSFFHDLGYQIIYRGQKAYNGVAVATRFEPIKVHFGFKDDEDPLADTRLLLIQTPQFFLLNSYIPQGKSIDHLDYQYKMRFFQRIHNWLKNDFSLEDPLVWVGDMNVAPTAADVANPEEKKNHVCFHEDVRKIYYNTVNWGLIDLFRQFNSQPGEYSFWDYRERNSFRLNIGWRLDHILCTPLLAKSAIDCYIDKEPRGWEKPSDHTPVVASFQLN, from the coding sequence ATGAAATCAATCCAAATTGCTACTTTTAACGTAAATTCAGTTCGTTCCCGTCTTTCAATATTAGAACAATGGCTTCATAAAAATCCTGTAGATCTATTAGCTTTACAGGAGACGAAAGTAACCGATGAACTCTTCCCGGTGAGCTTTTTTCATGACCTTGGATATCAAATTATCTATCGAGGACAAAAAGCATACAATGGAGTTGCAGTAGCAACTCGTTTTGAACCAATCAAAGTTCATTTTGGTTTTAAAGATGATGAGGATCCCCTTGCCGATACCCGTTTACTCCTGATTCAAACCCCTCAATTTTTCCTTTTGAATTCTTATATCCCTCAAGGAAAATCAATTGATCATCTTGACTATCAATATAAGATGAGATTTTTCCAAAGAATACATAATTGGTTAAAAAATGACTTCTCTCTTGAAGATCCTTTGGTTTGGGTTGGTGACATGAACGTCGCCCCAACTGCTGCTGATGTAGCCAACCCTGAGGAAAAAAAGAATCATGTTTGTTTCCATGAAGATGTTCGTAAAATTTATTACAATACCGTCAATTGGGGCTTGATCGATCTTTTTCGTCAATTTAACTCACAACCAGGTGAATATTCCTTTTGGGATTATCGGGAAAGAAATTCTTTTCGTCTCAATATCGGTTGGCGGCTTGACCATATCCTCTGTACCCCTTTATTAGCCAAATCTGCCATCGATTGCTATATTGATAAAGAACCGCGGGGATGGGAAAAACCTTCTGACCACACGCCAGTTGTCGCTAGTTTCCAGTTGAATTGA
- a CDS encoding ABC-F family ATP-binding cassette domain-containing protein yields the protein MIQLQDIYLGFNGKPLFNGLSFSINEKNRIGLVGNNGTGKTTLFHIILGKLTPDRGLVEIPKNKTIGYLPQDLVELEPINIIDFLKNATGLKVIETTLKSCEYKMSLTDPQSEQYKNLLKKYEEASHLFSILDGYSFEAKSKKVLHGLGFEGKDYDKLCTEFSGGWKMKILLASILLSNPDIMLLDEPTNHLDTENMEWLEKYLEDYPGTLVTISHDRRFLDKITQLTFEIFNGKLNLYHGNYSFYLKEKDQKRLLIEKEAETQRKKIEKTEAYIERFRYKATKAAQVQSRIKMLERFDLVEIEKEAKPVSIHFPPGGRSSLEVLKVENLSKQFDGRFVFNNINFSLYREEKVALAGVNGAGKSTLTRIISGIESPTSGQITYGDRVKIAFFSQESAQNLNYSHTIWEEISSIPSKMLDVEKRNLLGAFLFSGDDIYKPIPVLSGGEKARLTLVKILMNETNFLILDEPTNHLDMSTNELFQKALMEYSGTVLIVSHDRYFLDNLVERVIEIRDGKIYEYPGNYSYYNEKREQRQALSSDDSDQSGKEKTAQSKKREIRRIEAEARNFLSRKKREIQSRLLPIENAISQLEKKKSENESFLCDPSILTDSGKVQTLMKELKEINQELTILMQKWETIAEEMDRLNTKEEE from the coding sequence ATGATACAACTCCAAGATATTTATCTCGGCTTTAACGGAAAGCCACTATTTAATGGTCTTTCTTTTTCGATCAATGAAAAAAACCGTATTGGCTTGGTTGGCAATAATGGCACCGGCAAAACAACTCTTTTCCATATTATTCTTGGGAAACTAACTCCCGATCGCGGCTTGGTAGAAATTCCTAAAAATAAAACAATTGGGTATCTTCCTCAGGATTTAGTGGAATTAGAACCAATCAACATCATTGACTTTTTAAAAAATGCTACTGGTTTAAAAGTTATTGAAACTACCCTCAAGTCTTGTGAGTATAAAATGTCTTTAACCGATCCTCAATCTGAACAATATAAAAATCTTTTAAAAAAATATGAGGAAGCTTCGCACCTCTTCTCAATCCTCGATGGATACTCGTTTGAAGCAAAATCCAAAAAAGTTCTGCATGGTTTAGGTTTTGAAGGAAAAGACTACGATAAGTTGTGTACCGAGTTTTCCGGCGGTTGGAAGATGAAAATACTCTTAGCTTCAATTCTTCTTTCGAATCCTGATATCATGTTACTTGATGAACCAACCAATCATCTTGATACTGAAAATATGGAGTGGCTGGAAAAGTATCTCGAGGATTATCCGGGCACGCTGGTTACCATTTCCCATGATCGGCGTTTTTTAGATAAAATTACCCAATTAACCTTTGAAATTTTTAATGGAAAATTGAACCTCTATCATGGGAATTATTCCTTCTATTTAAAAGAAAAAGATCAAAAACGTTTACTCATTGAAAAAGAAGCTGAAACTCAGCGAAAAAAAATCGAAAAGACCGAAGCCTATATTGAACGATTTCGTTATAAAGCGACTAAAGCAGCCCAAGTTCAAAGTCGAATTAAAATGTTAGAAAGGTTCGATCTGGTCGAAATTGAGAAAGAAGCCAAACCAGTGTCAATCCACTTTCCTCCCGGTGGAAGAAGCAGTTTGGAAGTTCTTAAAGTCGAAAATTTATCCAAACAATTTGATGGTCGTTTTGTTTTTAACAATATCAATTTTTCTCTTTATCGGGAAGAAAAAGTAGCCCTTGCTGGGGTGAATGGAGCTGGAAAATCAACCCTCACCAGAATAATATCAGGTATCGAATCTCCTACCTCCGGTCAAATTACTTACGGTGACAGAGTAAAAATTGCTTTCTTTTCTCAAGAAAGTGCTCAAAATCTCAATTATTCTCATACTATTTGGGAAGAAATCAGTTCAATCCCTTCTAAAATGCTTGATGTCGAAAAAAGAAACCTCTTGGGAGCTTTTCTTTTTTCCGGAGATGATATTTATAAACCGATTCCGGTTTTATCTGGGGGAGAAAAAGCACGGTTAACTTTAGTAAAAATTCTCATGAACGAAACCAATTTTTTAATTCTTGATGAACCGACCAACCATCTGGATATGAGTACCAACGAGCTTTTTCAGAAAGCCTTAATGGAATACAGCGGAACTGTCCTCATCGTTTCCCATGATCGATATTTTCTTGACAATTTAGTTGAGCGAGTTATCGAAATTCGAGACGGTAAAATTTACGAATATCCCGGGAATTATTCTTATTACAACGAAAAAAGAGAGCAACGACAAGCTCTCTCCTCTGATGACTCAGACCAGTCGGGAAAAGAAAAGACAGCTCAATCTAAAAAACGGGAAATTCGACGGATTGAAGCTGAAGCCAGAAACTTCCTTTCCCGGAAAAAAAGAGAAATCCAAAGTCGTTTATTACCGATTGAAAATGCCATCTCGCAACTTGAAAAGAAAAAATCCGAGAATGAATCTTTCTTATGTGATCCATCAATATTAACTGATTCAGGAAAAGTTCAAACATTAATGAAAGAACTTAAAGAAATTAACCAAGAACTCACCATCCTCATGCAAAAATGGGAAACCATAGCTGAAGAAATGGATCGACTCAATACCAAAGAAGAAGAATAA